The DNA window CTTTTAATGCTCGCTTTACATTAAAACTGGCTCAGTATGCCACGTGTTTAACTGCGTATCGATGCATACGCATCACTTACAATTGTGCTTACGTGCttttcgttaaaataataacatagaaaagccgcagaaatttattttgattgcttaataaattaaatttcttgatAAGATCCTTAGTTAATCCACAAACGCgtgaattctttatttatgcgGTCGtacatttgttataattatcactgattttcttaaaattgaaattagaaTCGAGAAATTGAATAATGATATggtctttaataataattttgtaaagaggccttgttaatatttttactttaaattgaaTTCCCCGAATGGCACGAATATTTCGATCCATCGTGTAGATATAATACGTTACAAAGTGGCAAATGCATTTCAGATCAGCAAAATGGATCGCAGATGTTCGAGGAAAACGATGCTCGAGCTACAGGAAGATGGCGAGGCGAGGCTGGCCTTTTGGCGACTCCGCCGGATGGACATTTCCCGAAACAAAATGTTGGCCcagttaaatttgaaataccaAAAATTCCCGTTATATTCGTGCTCGgttagtattaattaattgtcgcggatttagaattaaatcatCATATTTTAAGAATCGATATTTAACGTGTTGAACTTTACGATCATTTCATAGGCGGTCCCGGTAGCGGTAAGGTGACATATTGCGACAATTTGATACAAGAGAAGAAAGGTATAACGCATATCAACATGATGGATCTTCTTCAACAATATGCACTGGGAAATGGTACatatttgctttttattttataagtataaatacttaaaattttaacatgcGACATATATAAACCAGTCGGATTTAGTTGCGAATTGTGAGATTtctaagaatatataaattatatctcaatccttttgatttaaataataacgtctgtaaataagaaatttctatatttttgcaacgtgtcgtatataaaatgtttttgatgTAGATATGCAAGATTTTGGACAACTTAGTAGCAAAACCGTCACAGAAGTACTTATGCTCGAGATGAAAATGTCCCCGGGATCTAAAGTATTTCTTGTAAGCGGATATCCGCGAAATATGCGCGATGTAGTAGAGTATGCTGAAAAGGTGAGTGTCTCACTTccgttcttttttaatatagatatttatttattttataaggtAATTACATCTCCCAATATAGCTTAGCTATGTACACAGTGTTCGGATAAGATAATCtaaatgcatataatacaTTGCTTATAGATAAAAATCGTTAACGGCGTCGTTCTTGTGTCGTGGAGGCAGGAAGTGTTGGAGAGGCAAATTGATTTCGGTGCGCAACTCGGCCACGTTATTATCGGATTAGCTAGAATggaattgcataatttttataggaaTGTGATGCCAGTTGCGGAATATTTTGATCAAAGTGGAATGTTACTTGATGTAAGCAAATTCGCTATTAATGCGCTCCGCcaagtttaatttttgttgatCTGTGTAacagttaaaagaaaaattatttttatcatttgtgaaatatattttctgttttcgatacaaaattgtacaactattaaaaaattatcattttaaaaagAGGTAAAAGGAAAGCGGCAAGTGCATGCGTTAGTCGAATGggagattattatataaaacaatatcttttttaatacaccaaaaagtttgaaaataatatagccGGATAACTTAGAAATGTTATgagaataataaagtaatacatattcaaattgtattattgtatttttgtatttcacGTGCAAATTACGCTTACTgcaagtagaaataaaaatttgttttacagATAAATGGTGAACGTAATCCGAGTGAGGTCTACGTTAGTTTTCGAGATGCCGTCCTTAGAATTCTCGGGATGTCAAGCGGTGAAATTCAGGACCAGGATATACCTCAATCTTTAGAAGCCGAGGTAAGATTGAAATTGCAATCAAAATTTCACATGTTTGATAGTATATCGCTACACTGCATCATGTCGCATTTCAGGTCGAAGtggaaaggagaaaagaatCGACTACGGGTTCGCCGTTACCGCAACAAATTGTGGGAACTGATAGGTTACCAGCTACAGTACCGATAGACACACCTAAAACCGCTGCTAAACCGAGAAAAGGATTGCCATCATTTATTTGGGTCATAGgtatgttttatttcaatacaATGTAAAGAGGTTGATTGTTAAATTATGAGAagtaaaactattaaattgttcaattttttctccatttctttttttattttgtcagcTTTCTTTtctaagaaagagaaataactTATTTACATTGCATGACATTTTGTGTAATATAATGTTGTGTATATTAGGTGGACCAGGAAGTAATAAGGCGGCTCTTTGCGCTCAAGCCGTCCGTAATATGCCAAGATGGATGCATATAAGTATTGGAGAATTATTAAGAACGATGGCATCGTCTAATATGGTTGTGAATGACGCAATTGTTTCGGGCGAAATGGTCCCACATGATATCGTGATACAACTTGTAGAGCAACAGATTATTTTGAATCGAGACTCGGATGGTATCGTCATGGACGGATATCCGAGGGACTTGAATCAAGTGCAGGAATTTCAGAGTAAAGTAAGTAGAACACACAATTGCTTGTgttattataccttaaaatcGCAATTCTGCTTACCAATTTGATCGATGATTTTGTAACTTCCTGTCTATCTGATAAATATCTCTTAGcattaacaaattattgacGAATtgcgttatattaattattaacagttTGGACAAGAACCACCGCTGGTATTACTTGATTGCTCCAAACTGCAACTCGGGAGAGGAAGACTGGACGACAGTGTTTCGGCATTTAGGAAAAGATTGGAACTCTTTCGCGAGGTGTCTCTTCCCATGTTGAAAACGCTGGACAGCGATAGTCGGTTAATAATTGTACGTAATAAATAACCGTGTTGCGACAAAATACGGACCAATGTTGAGATGAGTTTTGAGTTAGCATTAGTAGTACGAAATTGTTTAGAATAGAGTCTCAGTAGGAATACAAAGGTACGGttacataatagaaataatatacgttTATGAAATAGTTCC is part of the Temnothorax longispinosus isolate EJ_2023e chromosome 12, Tlon_JGU_v1, whole genome shotgun sequence genome and encodes:
- the LOC139823086 gene encoding adenylate kinase isoenzyme 5, whose amino-acid sequence is MGICLDTDQQNGSQMFEENDARATGRWRGEAGLLATPPDGHFPKQNVGPVKFEIPKIPVIFVLGGPGSGKVTYCDNLIQEKKGITHINMMDLLQQYALGNDMQDFGQLSSKTVTEVLMLEMKMSPGSKVFLVSGYPRNMRDVVEYAEKIKIVNGVVLVSWRQEVLERQIDFGAQLGHVIIGLARMELHNFYRNVMPVAEYFDQSGMLLDINGERNPSEVYVSFRDAVLRILGMSSGEIQDQDIPQSLEAEVEVERRKESTTGSPLPQQIVGTDRLPATVPIDTPKTAAKPRKGLPSFIWVIGGPGSNKAALCAQAVRNMPRWMHISIGELLRTMASSNMVVNDAIVSGEMVPHDIVIQLVEQQIILNRDSDGIVMDGYPRDLNQVQEFQSKFGQEPPLVLLDCSKLQLGRGRLDDSVSAFRKRLELFREVSLPMLKTLDSDSRLIIVDGDTDVPSVQQDFAAALYQLMRGARRGEEGSLRDPDSPVIKGHPNGIHASNERAIPNGNAKPTVNGVSNHVGKIANATKNGIVAQGVGTISNGVLNNMKHIQQNGHAYQNGIANGTHMLQNGVAHLANGIVPGNNKVAPAMHNYLPKDPIRKMYNEIDGYQQNLHM